A window of Lacibacter sediminis contains these coding sequences:
- the ahcY gene encoding adenosylhomocysteinase — MSTLTRNTIDFDLKYKVKDITLAEWGRKEIRLAEAEMPGLMSLREEYGASQPLKGARIAGCLHMTIQTAVLIETLIALGAEVKWSSCNIFSTQDQAAAAIAAAGIGVYAWKGQSQEEADWCIEQTLFFGSPDRPLNMILDDGGDLTNIVLDNYSELVAGIKGLSEETTTGVHRLYERMAKGTLPMPAINVNDSVTKSKFDNKYGCQESLVDAIRRATDVMMAGKVAVVGGYGDVGKGSAMSLRGAGCRVIVTEIDPICALQAAMDGFEVKRMIDAVKEADIIVTASGCRDLITAEHFKAMKDKAIVCNIGHFDIEIDVAWLNANYGNTKDTIKPQVDLYNIDGKDIILLAEGRLVNLGCATGHPSFVMSNSFSNQTLAQIELWQNHSKYENKVYVLPKHLDEKVARLHLAKVGATLDELTAAQAEYLGIPQNGPFKSELYRY, encoded by the coding sequence ATGTCAACGCTCACAAGAAACACAATTGACTTCGATCTGAAGTACAAAGTAAAAGATATCACACTGGCTGAATGGGGCCGCAAAGAAATTCGTTTGGCTGAAGCAGAAATGCCCGGCTTAATGAGTCTTCGTGAAGAATATGGTGCTTCACAACCTTTGAAAGGTGCACGTATCGCCGGTTGTTTGCACATGACCATTCAAACAGCTGTGTTGATCGAAACATTGATCGCATTGGGTGCTGAAGTAAAATGGAGTTCTTGCAATATCTTCTCAACACAAGATCAGGCTGCTGCTGCAATTGCTGCTGCAGGTATTGGCGTATATGCCTGGAAAGGTCAGTCGCAGGAAGAAGCTGATTGGTGTATTGAACAAACATTGTTCTTTGGTTCACCTGACCGTCCGTTAAACATGATCCTTGATGATGGTGGTGATTTAACCAACATCGTATTAGATAACTATTCTGAACTCGTTGCCGGTATCAAAGGTTTGAGTGAAGAAACGACAACAGGTGTACACCGTTTATATGAGCGTATGGCGAAAGGTACATTACCAATGCCTGCGATCAATGTAAACGATTCTGTAACAAAATCGAAGTTCGATAATAAATATGGTTGCCAGGAAAGTTTAGTTGATGCGATCCGTCGTGCAACTGATGTAATGATGGCTGGTAAAGTAGCCGTAGTTGGTGGTTACGGTGATGTGGGTAAAGGAAGCGCCATGAGTTTACGTGGTGCCGGTTGCCGTGTTATTGTAACTGAGATCGATCCTATCTGTGCGTTGCAAGCTGCTATGGATGGTTTTGAAGTTAAGCGTATGATCGATGCAGTAAAAGAAGCTGACATCATTGTTACTGCTTCTGGTTGTCGTGATCTGATCACTGCTGAACATTTCAAAGCAATGAAAGACAAAGCTATTGTTTGTAACATTGGCCACTTTGATATTGAAATTGATGTTGCCTGGTTGAATGCTAACTACGGTAACACAAAAGACACTATTAAACCACAGGTTGATCTTTATAACATCGATGGTAAAGATATCATCCTGTTAGCTGAAGGCCGTTTGGTAAACTTAGGTTGCGCAACAGGTCACCCATCATTTGTGATGAGTAACTCTTTCAGCAACCAAACATTGGCGCAAATTGAATTATGGCAGAACCACAGCAAGTACGAAAACAAAGTGTACGTTCTTCCTAAACATCTGGATGAGAAAGTTGCACGTTTACACCTTGCAAAAGTTGGTGCTACATTAGACGAGTTAACAGCTGCACAAGCTGAGTACCTCGGCATTCCGCAGAATGGTCCTTTCAAATCTGAATTGTATCGTTATTAA
- a CDS encoding twin-arginine translocation signal domain-containing protein encodes MKEKTQEHVPARRKFLTAVAAGAAALGLASLPKAVQSAPVLNEDFVTDESNPDEWFKQIKGKHRIVFDATQPHELFPFAWPKVFLLTNEATGTGPKDCSVVVVLRHTAIGYAMEDKLWEKYKLGELFKANDPKTGTAATRNPFWQPKPDDFVIPGIGAIPLGINDLQKEGVMFCYCQAAFGVYSAAVAAKMNMDVEAVRKEWSAGLLPNIQPVPSGVWALGRAQEHGCGYIFAG; translated from the coding sequence ATGAAAGAGAAAACGCAAGAACATGTACCGGCACGCAGAAAGTTTTTAACTGCGGTTGCTGCAGGTGCTGCTGCATTAGGGTTGGCTTCTTTGCCAAAAGCAGTTCAATCAGCACCGGTATTAAATGAAGACTTTGTAACCGATGAAAGTAATCCTGACGAATGGTTTAAACAGATCAAAGGAAAACACAGGATCGTGTTTGATGCCACACAGCCGCATGAGCTATTTCCGTTTGCATGGCCTAAAGTTTTTCTTTTAACGAATGAAGCTACGGGAACCGGACCTAAAGACTGCAGCGTTGTTGTGGTGTTAAGGCATACCGCAATTGGTTATGCTATGGAAGATAAACTCTGGGAAAAGTATAAGCTTGGTGAATTATTTAAAGCGAATGATCCGAAGACAGGTACAGCAGCTACACGCAATCCTTTCTGGCAACCAAAACCAGACGATTTCGTTATTCCAGGTATTGGAGCAATACCACTCGGTATTAATGATCTGCAGAAAGAGGGGGTGATGTTCTGTTATTGCCAGGCTGCATTTGGTGTTTATTCAGCCGCTGTGGCTGCTAAGATGAATATGGATGTGGAAGCTGTTCGTAAAGAATGGTCTGCAGGATTGTTGCCGAATATTCAACCTGTACCTTCAGGTGTTTGGGCTTTGGGCCGGGCACAGGAACATGGATGCGGTTATATTTTCGCTGGATAA
- a CDS encoding Lrp/AsnC family transcriptional regulator, whose amino-acid sequence MAKATKTEQITKEPVTLDKTDLSILRLLQQNARMTVKEIADKVHLSTTPVHERIKWLERSGVIKQYAALIDHAKVKKGLMVICYVSLKEHSKNAGTKFIKHINELPEVIECYNISGEFDFMLKVVAENMDDYYNFHVNKLSQSENMGNVQSVFVMGVLKETHVMV is encoded by the coding sequence ATGGCAAAAGCAACGAAAACAGAACAAATCACTAAAGAACCGGTTACGCTCGATAAAACTGACCTCAGTATTCTACGTCTTTTGCAGCAAAATGCAAGGATGACGGTGAAAGAGATCGCCGATAAAGTACATTTAAGTACCACGCCAGTTCATGAGCGTATCAAGTGGCTCGAACGAAGCGGTGTGATCAAACAATATGCGGCATTGATCGATCATGCAAAAGTAAAGAAGGGATTGATGGTGATATGCTATGTATCATTAAAAGAGCACAGCAAAAATGCGGGCACGAAATTTATTAAACATATTAATGAGTTGCCGGAAGTGATCGAGTGTTACAACATCTCAGGTGAGTTTGATTTTATGTTGAAAGTGGTGGCGGAGAATATGGATGATTATTATAACTTTCATGTAAACAAACTGAGCCAGAGCGAAAACATGGGCAATGTGCAGAGCGTATTTGTGATGGGTGTGCTGAAGGAGACACATGTGATGGTGTAG
- a CDS encoding phosphoribosylpyrophosphate synthetase, which translates to MYNYDTVTEAISDLKARGFTLDFNLQTNALQCFNPDINLEPEEFEIKEIYRFEGDTNPSDEEIVYAIESKDGHKGVFVNGYGASADVVGSEMMKKLVDHHNQ; encoded by the coding sequence ATGTACAACTACGATACAGTAACGGAAGCGATCAGCGATTTAAAAGCAAGAGGCTTTACACTTGATTTCAATTTGCAGACAAATGCTTTGCAATGTTTCAACCCTGATATCAATCTTGAGCCCGAAGAATTCGAGATCAAAGAGATCTATCGGTTTGAAGGTGATACCAATCCTTCTGATGAAGAAATTGTGTATGCTATTGAATCGAAAGACGGGCATAAAGGTGTGTTTGTAAATGGCTATGGTGCTTCAGCTGATGTGGTGGGATCTGAAATGATGAAGAAGCTGGTTGATCATCATAACCAATGA